From the Corythoichthys intestinalis isolate RoL2023-P3 chromosome 13, ASM3026506v1, whole genome shotgun sequence genome, one window contains:
- the zbed4 gene encoding zinc finger BED domain-containing protein 4 produces MNTMNGDEAGEGSLNSSAEKKREAKGTCLKIEGQDGYVFKSYSMKPHETADAKSSCSSKTLESHLSSQGDKQSDAASPALFENDPNQHIEDESRDTNDLEDETQDFERLAFGSSFGPFLSRDGDDYSNLLNGYTSTLYDVAMDAVTQSLLASMRNQSNPRKKSPAWNHFCISPRDNTKAICLYCMKEFSRGKNEKDLSTSCLMRHVRRAHPTMLFQEGADAPTPSTLASSSISPNSPKNGELIYPGSKTTSPSTSSAENSDPSSKEPLSKVEPKLEAFANTDSIYDALESSHSNLEEISDGGPDRFRGNSKSSSSRRRSAVWKHFYLSPMDNSKAVCVHCMNEFSRGKNGKDLGTSCLIRHMWRAHKEVVIEENGLGNHIPPPYSNPPSLLSRDLPCLKKESPLLPSSPETIPDEVPQTVAENLDIKEETDEAMLLDSSHGEDTPSTSSPCDPAEVPNQNHVIFEQNRKIMKRVKSEVWQHFIVSPVDQLKALCRYCPCVISRGKRGDFGTSCLMRHLVRRHPDVLQNQKVTDYKEPSPPYVTPEVVSAKETQSPAAKKTVFSKKTSKLWNHFSISPADPTKVVCLHCSRTISRGKKTTNLGTSCLFRHMQRFHGQFLESNNSGQAPSAGVRVKQELVSAYKTENRHGRFDEHKKITKLIAEMLALDLQPSAMVENAGLSRLLEYFQPEYCLPPSSYFTGTAIPEMYEKVRDVVLTHLKEAEGGVVHFTTSIWVSSQTKEYLTLTAHWATYESNVRPQGQDFHCSALLSVSQIDCDQNMHDIPKQLEYLWDSWITSPGLKRGFTVTDNATIRNNLEDHSQVTVQCFGHTIDLIVSEAIKSQRMVQNLLSIARKICERVHRSPKAKEKLVELQRDHQLPENQLIQDIPSKWRTSFLMLERLVEQKKAIDELSIECNFREIISCDQWEVMQSVCNALKPFEVAYREIRNRTATLGQVIPLIHILNRKIDLLFDETVGIDNMLISLKEATVSRMSATLNDPRFTWSTMLDPRYKTSLFTEEEAERWKRDLIQELDLFSSTSTEKSPLPNGAAVSANDNIWSLMVDLRQKQEKPKSSELAVLEYLEEDILDQSCDPLDYWNLKKFLWPELAKVAARYVGCPPSIVPAEALFSNCALNHPRPSLENLEGLLFLKVNLPLIFFQY; encoded by the coding sequence ATGAACACAATGAACGGAGATGAAGCGGGCGAGGGTTCTCTTAACAGCTCCGCGGAAAAGAAGCGAGAGGCGAAAGGGACCTGCCTGAAAATCGAGGGTCAAGACGGATACGTCTTTAAATCTTACAGTATGAAACCGCACGAGACTGCGGATGCCAAATCGTCTTGTTCGTCAAAAACACTGGAAAGCCATCTTTCTTCTCAGGGCGACAAACAGTCGGACGCAGCGTCTCCGGCGCTTTTCGAAAACGATCCGAACCAGCACATCGAAGACGAAAGTCGGGATACGAACGATTTAGAGGATGAAACGCAAGATTTTGAAAGACTAGCATTCGGGAGCTCGTTCGGCCCGTTCTTGAGTCGGGACGGCGACGACTATAGCAATTTATTAAACGGCTATACCAGCACTCTTTACGACGTGGCCATGGACGCCGTCACGCAGAGCCTTTTGGCGTCGATGCGAAATCAAAGCAACCCCAGGAAAAAATCTCCCGCGTGGAATCATTTCTGCATATCACCCAGAGACAATACCAAAGCCATCTGTTTATACTGCATGAAAGAGTTCAGCCGAGGTAAAAACGAGAAAGATCTCAGCACGAGTTGTCTGATGAGGCACGTACGAAGGGCTCACCCGACGATGCTTTTCCAAGAAGGCGCGGATGCGCCGACGCCGAGTACTTTAGCTTCCTCCTCGATCAGTCCGAATTCGCCAAAAAACGGAGAGTTAATCTATCCCGGCTCGAAAACCACTTCCCCGTCCACATCCTCTGCGGAAAATTCCGACCCTTCGTCCAAAGAACCGTTGTCCAAAGTCGAACCAAAACTGGAAGCGTTCGCTAATACCGACTCCATCTACGACGCGCTGGAATCTTCGCATTCCAACCTTGAAGAGATCTCCGATGGAGGTCCCGATCGCTTTCGCGGCAACTCTAAAAGCTCCAGTTCCCGCCGCAGATCGGCCGTTTGGAAACACTTCTACCTTTCGCCGATGGACAATTCCAAAGCTGTTTGCGTCCACTGCATGAACGAATTCAGCAGAGGGAAAAACGGGAAAGATCTCGGGACGAGCTGTCTCATCCGGCACATGTGGAGGGCTCATAAAGAGGTCGTCATTGAGGAAAACGGACTTGGCAATCACATTCCGCCACCTTATTCCAACCCGCCATCGCTGTTGTCCCGCGATCTGCCATGCCTCAAAAAAGAATCTCCTCTTCTACCATCTTCACCAGAAACGATACCCGACGAAGTACCGCAGACCGTTGCGGAAAACCTGGACATCAAGGAGGAAACCGACGAAGCCATGCTTCTGGACTCCTCGCACGGCGAGGACACGCCCTCAACTTCCTCACCGTGCGATCCCGCCGAAGTTCCCAACCAGAATCACGTCATTTTTGAGCAAAACCGAAAGATCATGAAACGGGTGAAATCCGAAGTTTGGCAACATTTCATCGTGTCGCCAGTCGACCAGTTAAAAGCACTGTGCCGTTACTGTCCGTGCGTGATCAGTCGAGGAAAACGGGGAGACTTCGGTACCAGTTGTCTGATGAGGCACCTCGTGAGGCGCCACCCGGATGTCCTCCAGAACCAAAAAGTCACAGATTACAAAGAGCCCTCCCCTCCCTACGTTACTCCGGAAGTCGTTTCCGCCAAAGAAACCCAAAGCCCGGCCGCCAAGAAAACAGTTTTCAGCAAAAAGACGTCCAAACTGTGGAACCACTTCTCAATTTCTCCCGCCGACCCCACCAAGGTGGTCTGTTTGCACTGTAGTCGCACGATTAGCCGAGGCAAAAAGACCACGAACCTCGGCACCAGCTGCCTCTTCAGACACATGCAGAGATTTCACGGACAATTTCTCGAAAGCAACAACTCAGGTCAAGCGCCCTCTGCTGGAGTTCGGGTCAAACAAGAACTCGTGTCGGCTTACAAAACTGAGAACCGCCACGGGAGGTTTGAcgaacacaaaaaaattaccAAACTCATCGCCGAAATGCTTGCGCTGGATCTTCAACCGTCGGCGATGGTGGAGAACGCCGGATTGAGTCGACTTCTCGAGTACTTCCAGCCCGAGTATTGCTTACCGCCTTCTTCTTACTTCACCGGAACTGCAATTCCGGAGATGTATGAAAAGGTGAGGGACGTCGTGCTGAcgcatttgaaagaagccgaggGTGGAGTTGTCCATTTCACCACAAGCATTTGGGTCAGCAGCCAGACAAAGGAATACTTGACCCTAACAGCTCACTGGGCGACATACGAGTCCAACGTCAGACCTCAGGGTCAGGACTTCCACTGTTCGGCTCTTCTCAGCGTCTCCCAAATAGACTGTGATCAAAATATGCACGACATCCCCAAGCAGCTGGAGTATCTCTGGGATTCTTGGATCACATCTCCGGGACTGAAACGAGGGTTCACAGTGACTGATAACGCCACCATAAGAAACAACCTGGAAGACCACAGCCAAGTGACTGTGCAATGTTTCGGCCACACCATCGACCTCATTGTTAGCGAAGCCATAAAAAGCCAGAGGATGGTTCAGAACCTTCTGAGCATCGCTCGGAAAATCTGCGAACGAGTGCACCGTTCGCCCAAAGCTAAGGAGAAGCTGGTGGAACTCCAGAGGGACCACCAGCTTCCAGAAAACCAGCTCATTCAGGACATCCCTTCCAAATGGAGAACTTCCTTCCTCATGCTGGAGCGGCTGGTGGAGCAAAAGAAAGCCATTGACGAGCTGTCAATCGAGTGCAACTTCAGGGAAATCATCAGCTGCGACCAGTGGGAAGTGATGCAGTCCGTCTGCAACGCGCTGAAACCTTTCGAGGTGGCCTACCGGGAAATCCGCAACCGCACCGCCACCTTGGGTCAAGTCATCCCGCTCATTCACATCCTGAACCGAAAGATCGACTTGCTCTTCGACGAGACGGTTGGGATAGACAACATGCTCATCTCTCTGAAAGAAGCCACCGTGAGCAGAATGTCCGCCACGCTCAACGACCCACGTTTCACTTGGTCCACCATGCTGGACCCTCGCTACAAGACCTCCTTATTCACCGAGGAAGAAGCGGAACGGTGGAAGCGAGACCTGATCCAGGAGCTGGACCTGTTCTCCTCTACCTCCACGGAAAAATCCCCGCTGCCCAACGGCGCCGCTGTTTCAGCCAACGACAACATCTGGTCTCTCATGGTGGACTTGAGGCAAAAACAGGAGAAACCAAAGTCCTCCGAACTGGCCGTGCTGGAGTACCTCGAGGAGGATATCCTCGATCAAAGCTGTGACCCACTGGACTACTGGAACTTGAAGAAGTTCCTGTGGCCCGAGCTAGCCAAAGTAGCCGCCCGCTACGTGGGATGCCCACCTAGCATCGTCCCGGCCGAGGCGTTGTTCAGCAACTGCGCTCTGAACCATCCGAGGCCTTCACTGGAAAACTTGGAGGGTCTTCTCTTCCTCAAGGTCAACCTCCcgctcattttttttcaatactgA